In candidate division WOR-3 bacterium, the DNA window TAAAAAAGATAGTATGTAAAAATCTCTCTGTATTTTTCTCTTAAGGTTGATGGTAATTTAAAAAATAGTTTTTTTAAAAATTTCCTTGAATCTAAATAAAGATTAAAAGAAGATTTTAAAAAAAAAGAATATTTAGGAAAATAAAAGGAATCCCTTTTTTTAAGAAAAAATTTAAAGGATTGAGTGTAATACAAAAAATCAATATCTTTTAAATAAAAAGTAGTTAATACCTTTGCTTTCCTTTTTTTTCTTAAAATAAGAAAAATAAAAAATAAAACCGTAAACTTAAAAATTCTTAAAAAAAGCTTATATTTCAAAAATTTTTCCCTTTCCTTTATTTTGTTAAAAATATTTAAATAGCTTTTATCATTGCATCTTTCTGATAATAATTCATCCCTTATCAAGGGAAATATTCTCCAACCGAGAGAATAACTCAAAACTTCATAAATATTTATAACCCTATAATCGGTATTAAAAATTTTCTTAAAAATAAAAAAAAATTTATTTAATCTCTTTTCGCTTTCGAAACTTATTTCAAAGGGATTTACTTTTTGCATTTGAAAATTTTAAGAAAACTATATTATAATATTAAATACAGGTTCAAATCCTTAAAAAAATATTAAAAAATATGAAAAAGAATGTTTGTGGTTTAGATAAAACAGTAAGAATTATTTTGGGTATTTTAATAATTTTAATTGGCATCATTTTTAAAACACTTTGGGGATTGATTGGAATTATTCCTCTAATTACCGGTTTAATCGGATTCTGTCCCCTGTGGCTCCTTTTCCGTATTGATACCTGTAAATTGAAAAAAACTTAACAAAATTAAAAATTATATTTTTTAATTAACTCTTTACCTTTTATAAAAGACTCTTTTGCCATTAAAAGCAAATCTTCTAATTTACTTAAGGGCCACTGGGTAGAAGCATCACATTTAGCACATTCAGGGTCCTCATGAACTTCAAGAAAAAGTGCATCAACAAACCCAGAAGAAAGACCTGTCCTTACTAAAAGGGGTATGAATTTCCTATCACCGCCCTTGGGATCAGATGAGGGGATTCCATAATTCCTAACTGAATGACCTGCATCAAAAATTAATGGATAGCCATTTTCAGCCATTATCTGGAAAGAACGAAAATCAACTATCAAATTATGATAGCCAAAAAAAGTCCCCCTTTCAGTTAATAAAATATTTTCATTTCCTTGTCTTACAATTTTTTCAACAACTTTTTTAATATCAGTAGGAGAAAGAAATTGTCCTTTTTTAACATTTATAGTTTTACCTGTCTTAGCAAGTGCAAGGGTTAAAGAAGTTTGCATAGAAAGGAAAGCAGGAAGCTGCAAAATATCAAGAACTTCCTTTGCTATATCCACTTCCTGAGGTGTATGGATATCTGAGAGAACAGGAACATCAAATTCTTTTTTAACTTTTTCAAGAATTTTCAAACCCTTTTCAAGACCAGGACCCTGATAGGAAAGTTCACTGGATCTATTATCTTTTAAATATGAGGATTTAAATACAAAAGGAATGGAAAGTTTTTCGGTTATTTTTTTTATCTTTTCTGCGGTCCTTAAAGTTGAATTTTCATCTTCAATAACACAGGGTCCACCTATAAAAACTAATCTATCATCTCCAAACTCTATATCTTTAACTTTTACTTTCTTTCTTTTCATCACTCACAAGAACAGCTTCCACCGGAACAACAGGAATTACCTTTACTTTCTTTTTCTTTCTCTCCTTCTTTTTTACCCCCACTATTCTTCCTTGCGTAATCAGTTATATAAAAACCAGAACCTTTAAAAATTAAACCTACACTTCCTCTCCATACTTTTCTTAAAGTCTTAGTTCCGCATTCAGGGCATTTCTCAGGCTCTTTTTCTCCTGGTAAAACAAGTTCTTCAAAACTTTTTTCACATGTTTCACACTTATATTCATATATAGGCATATTTTACCTCCTTTTTAAATTATATTATAAAATAAAAGGGGGAGGGTATATTTTTTCATTTAAACCCCTCCCCCTTTTTTTAATCAGTATTCATCCATAGGTGGTGTTGGAACTCCTGAATCTTTCTTTTCTTCTTTTATTTCAGTAACAAGAGCCTCAGTGGTTAAAAGGAGTGCAGCAACAGATGCAGCATTCTGAAGGGCAATTCTTGTAACTTTTGTAGGATCAATAATTCCAGCTTCAAACATGTCTTTAAGCTGTCCATCCCTTGCATCAAACCCTATATTTCCGCCTCTCCTTAAAATTTCTTCAACAATAAGAGTTCCTTCATATCCAGCATTTTCAGCAATCCATCTTGTAGGTTCTCTTAAGGCTTTCTTTACAATCTGGACACCGAGTTTTTGATCGCCATCAAGGGTGGCTTCAAGTTTTTCTAAAGCAGGAATGCATCTTAAATAAGCGACTCCACCACCAGGAACAATTCCTTCTTCAACAGCAGCTTTTGTAGCATGCATTGCATCTTCAACTCTTGCTTTTTTCTCCTTCATTTCAGCTTCTGTAGCAGCACCAACATATATTATCGCAACACCACCAGCAAGTTTTGCAAGTCTTTCCTGAAGTTTTTCCCTGTCATAATCACTCTTTGTTTCCTCAATCTGCTTTTTAATCTGTTTAATTCTTGCCTGAATATCTTCTTTTTTTCCTGCACCTTCAATTATGGTAGTATTATCCTTATCAACTATAACTTTTTTAGCCCTTCCAAGGTCATCAAGTCTTGCGTTTTCAAGCTTTAATCCCTTTTCTTCTGAAATCACCTGTCCCCCTGTAAGAATCGCAATATCTTCAAGCATTGCCTTTCTTCTTTCACCATAACCAGGTGCTTTTACAGCACAGGATAGTAATGTCCCTCTTAACTTGTTTACAACAAGTGTCGCAAGGGCTTCACCCTCAACTTCCTCACCAATAACAAGGAGTGGTCTTCCACTCTGTGCCACTTTTTCAAGAACAGGAAGGATATCCTTTAAAGAGGAAATCTTTTTGTCATGAATTAGAATATAGGGATCTTCAAGAACACATTCCATTTTATCAGGATTGGTAACAAAGTAAGGTGAAATATATCCTCTATCAAACTGCATTCCCTCTACAAATTCTACATAAGTCTCAATTCCTTTTGCTTCCTCAACAGTAATTACTCCATCCTTTCCCACTTTTTCCATTGCATCAGCAAGTTTTTTACCTATTTCTTCATCATTATTAGCTGAGATAGTACCTACCTGTTCAATTTCCCTTCTATCTTTTACTTCTTTTGAAATTTTCTTCAATTCTTCCACAACAGTATTTACAGCCTTTTCAATACCCTTTCTGACTTCCATTGGATTTGCACCAGTAGCCATCATTTTAAGACCCTCTTTAAAAATGTATTCAGCAAGAACAGTTGCGGTAGTGGTTCCATCTCCTGCTACATCACTTGTTTTTGAAGCCACTTCTCTAACAAGCTGAGCACCTATATTTTCAAAGGGGTCTTTAAGTTCAATTTCCTTGGCAACTGTTACACCATCCTTTGTCACCTGTGGAGTTCCAAATTTTTTTTCAAGAATTACATTTCTACCTTTTGGACCCAGTGTGACCTTTACAGCTTTAGCAAGAATTTCTACACCTCTTAAAAGTTTCCTTCTCGCTTCTTCATTATAGCGAATATCTTTTGCTGCCATTTTTTTACCTCCTTTTTTATTCAGTTTTTTCAATTATTGCAAGGATATCATCCTCTCTCATTATTAAATATTCTTCTCCCTGAATTTTTACTTCTGTTCCTGCATATTTAGAAAATAAAACCTTATCTCCAACTTTAACCTCCATTGGAAGCCTATTTCCATTATCATCAAGCCTTCCTGGACCAACTGCCATAACCTCACCTTTCTGCGGTTTCTCTTTGGCTGTATCAGGTATAATTATACCAGCCGGAGATTTTTCCTCTTCCTCTTCGATTCTTTTAATAACAACTCTATCTGCAAGTGGTCTTACTGGGAATTTATTAGACTTTTTGGACATTACCTAATCCTCCTTTTCTCAAAATAAAAAGGGACTTGAACCCTTGAAAAGAAAAAAATTTTAGAATTTATGAAATTCAAATATGAATTAATACCGGACAAAATTATATGAGAAAATATTCGCATAGCGTTCGATTAACTTATTTTTATATATACTCTTTTATTTGATTTTTTTCAAGACTTAAATTTATAATTCTTTTAATGTCTCCTGGAACAGTTCTCTTCAAGGATATTATTATGCTTCCGCTCAAAGAAAGGGATAAGTTCAGAGATAAAATATACAGAATTTTAAAAAGAAATTTTGATAATAATCTCTCCCACCAGCTTGTATATGTAATTGATGAACTTGTTTCAAATACTGAAGAATACGGATACAAAGGCAAAGGAGGAGAAATTAAAATTAAGATCTGTAAATTCAAAAACTACATAAAAATTGAAATAATGGATAAAGGAGAAAAGCCGCCTCTTGATAGTAATAATAAAATAGAATGGAAAGAAATAATAAAAAGAGGAAGAGGACTTGGATTATATTCAGTAAAAAAAATTATAAATTCTCTTGAATACACCCGAAAAGGTTCATGGAATGTTTATAAGGCCAAAAAGAATTTATAGATGAAAGCTGCTTACATAGAATCTCATGGTGGTCCTGAGGTTATAAAAATTGGGGAATTGAAAGAACCTGAATTAAAAGAGGGATATGTAAAAGTTAGGGTTAAGGCTGTTAGTTTAAACCATCTTGATTTATGGGTTAGAAAGGGACTCCCAAATTTAAAAATCCAGTTTCCCCATATCCTTGGTTCTGATATAGCTGGAATAATTGAAGATATAAAGGGGGAAGAAAGCTTATTTAAAAAAGGCGACAAAGTAATTCTTTATCCTGCCACTTTCTGTGGTGTTTGTGATAAATGTATATCAGGAAAAGAAAATTTATGTAAGGAATATAAAATACTCGGAGAAAACATCTGGGGCGGAAATGCTGAATTCATTGTTGTGAAAAAAGAGTTAATTTTTCCTTTTCCATCTGATTTAAGCTTTGAAGAAGCATCTTCTTTACCTCTTACTTTATTAACAGCAATGCATATGGTTAAAAAAAGTAAAATAAAACCCTATCAAACAGCACTTGTTATGGCGGCAGGTAGTGGGGTAAGTGTTATGTTAATTCAGATTTTAAAAGCTCTCAATGTTTATGTAATCGCAACATCAAGTAAAAAAGAAAAACTTGAAAGAGCAAAAAAAATTGGTGTTGACGAAGTTATTAACTATTCAGAAAATGATTGGGAAAAAAAACTTAAAGGTAGAACAATAGATTGCATATTTGATCACACAGGAAAGGAATTTTTACCTTCCCTTTTTAGAATTGTAAAATGGGGAGGAAAAATAGTAACATGTGGTGCAACCTCTGGAGCTAATGCAAACATCGATTTAAGGTATATATTTTTTAAACAAATAAGTTTAATAGGTTCAACTATGGGAAGAAGAAAGGATCTTCTTGATGGACTTCAACTTGTTAATATGGGAAAAATAAAACCAGTTATTTACGAAGTTTTGCCACTTGAAGAAATCATTAAAGCACATAGAATGTTAGAGGAAAGAAAAGCATTTGGAAAAATTGTTTTAAAGGTAAGTTAAATCTATCTAAAAATTTTAACTTTTTTTATACTTTTTTCATCTCTTGATATTATTTGAAATTTATAATCACTAAACTCAAGAATTTCATTTTCTTCGGGAAAATCACCTTTAAGTTCTATCAGAAAACCTGCAATTGTTTCGTAAGGTCCTTCTGGAAAAATAATTCCGTAAACTTCTTTTAAATCATCTATTCTTGTTTTTCCATCAACAACTATTTCTTTTTCAAATTCATGAAATTCACCAAGCAGTTCAAAAATAATATCCTCTATTGTAAAGAAACCTTTTATCACACCATATTCATCTACAACAATTGCGATATGAATATTATTTTCCTTCATTTTTTTTAGAGCCATTTCAATTTTTGTATTTTCAGCAAAAAATAAAATTTTATTTACTTTTTGTAAAAGTTCTTCTTTAGCTAAGGAATTCAGTATATCTTTCTTTAAAAGGTAACCTATTATATTATCAACATTATCTTTATAAACAGGAATTTTTTTATATTCAATACTATAAACTGTTTTTTTAATGCTTTCTAAAGGCTCATTAATGTTAATTGCAAATAGTTCTGTTCTTGGTTTCAAAACTTCTATAACTTCTTTTTCGCTGAAATAAAGAGATGACTTAAGGCTTCTTCCTATCTCTGGTGGAATTATACCTTTTCTTTCTTTAAGAAAAATAAGCCATAAAAGTTCATCCCTTTTAGATTGAAATTCACCTTTCAAAAATTTGTTATAAATTTTTGTTAAAAGGTTAATAAAAGGGGAAAAAATTAAGTAAAAAATAAAGATTATTGGATGAAAAATTCTTATAAAATTAAAAGAGAATTTAGAAGCTAAATATTTAGGTAAAAATTCACCAACTATTATTATTAGAAGAAAAGAAAAAAAAGCTCCTGAAAAAATTGCCTCCCACATTGAAACTTCAAGACTAAAATATCCTGTAAATAAAATTGCTATAGAAACATTAACTAAGTTATTTAAAAGTAAAATAGTATTTAAAATTTCTCTTGGTTTTTTTAAAAATACTTTTCTTGCATATTTTGATGAAGCTAAAAAAATTTTATCAATATCAAGGGAAACAAAGGCTGTTTCAAATCCAGAACATAAAAAGGATAAAAAAAGAAGAAAAAAAATTAAAAGTATAAACTCTTTTTCCATTAAAAAAATTCTACAGAAAAAGCTTTCTCAATCTTCTCGATAAGTCCCTTTAAAACAGGTTTTGGACCAAATTCTATCCCTTCTTTTACCCCTTCCTTTTTTAAGAATAAAACTGAATCAATAAACAAAACAGGTGATAAAATCTGTTTTTTTAAATTTTCTTTTATTTCTTCCGGGTCATTGCTTGCCTTTCCAGTTGAATTTTGAATAATCTTAAATAAGGGTTTTTTAAATTCTTCCCTTTCAATGTATTTTTCAAATTCAATTGCAGCATCTTTCATTAAAGGTGAATGGAATGCTCCTGAAACATTTAATTTTAAAACTTTTTTGTAATTTCTCTTTTTTGCAAGTTCTAAAAATTTCTCTACACTTGAAACAGGTCCTGAAACTATATACTGCTCTTCTGTATTATGATTTGCTATAACAAGATTCTGATCATCTATTTCTTTAATTATTTCAACAACTTCCTCCTTTTTCATTCCAAGAGCTACCCCCATTGTTCCTCTTGTTTTTTCTCCTGCTTCCTGCATAAGTTTTCCCCTTATCTTAACAAGTCTTATTACACTTTCAAAATTTAAAACAGAAGAAGCATAAAGTGCTCCAAATTCTCCGAGTGAATGTCCAAGTGCATAAGCTATATCATCTAATCCTTTTTCTTCCTTATAAATTTCAAATTTTCCTATTCCAAGTGCAAGTATAGCTGGTTGAGCAATTTCTGTTTGTGTAAGCACTTCCTCAGGACCTTCAAACATAATTTTTTTTAAAGGAAAATCAAGGATTTTTTCAGCTTCATCTATAACTTTTTTAAATATTCCATTTTTCTCATATAAATCTTTACCCATACCAACAAACTGAGAGCCCTGACCTGTAAAGAAAATAGCTTTTACCATTCTATCAAAGCAGAACCCCAGGTAAAACCTGCTCCAAAACTAACGAGAAGAACTAAATCTCCCTTTTTAAGAATATTTTTTTCTTCCATTTCAGAGAGAGCTATGGGAATTGAAGCAGCTGAAGTATTACCATATTTATCAATATTCACATATACCTTTTCTTTTGGCATATTTAACCTTTCTCTCAAAGCTTCAATAATTCTTATATTTGCTTGATGGGGAACAAAAAAATCAATTTCTTCAGGTTTAATTTTGTTCCTTTTAAGAATAATATCAACGGCTTCTTCCATTTTTAAAACTGCATTTTTAAAAACTTCTTTACCTTTCATTTTTATAAAGCATTCTCTCTTTTCAAAAACTTCAGGTGAAAAGGGCTTTAAAGAACCCCCTGCAGGCATAATAAGAAGGTCTTTTAAAGAACCATCAGAACCAAGAAACACATCAATAATTTTATCCTTTGAATTTGAATTTGTTACTAATACTGCTCCTGCACCGTCTCCAAATAAAACACAGGTTGATCTATCTTCCCAGTCAAGAAATCTTGATAGAGTTTCAGCTCCAATTACAAGACAATTATTAATTTCTCCACTATTTATAAGACCTTTTGCCAATTTGAGACCATAAATAAAACCAGGACAGGCTGCCCAGATGTCAAAGGCAAAAGCATTCTTTGCTCCCAATTTATCCTGTGTATGACAGGCTGTTGAAACTACATAGGTATCAGGAGTAGCAGTGGCAACAATTATTGCTTCAATTTTTTCAGGAGAAATACCAGCTTTAGAAAGTGCTTTTAATGCCGCTTCTTTAGCAAGGTCACTTGTAGCAATTCCTGGTTCTGCTATTCTTCTCTCTTTTATCCCGGTCCTCTCTGTAATCCACTCATCTGAAGTCTCAACAATCTTTTCCAGGTCAAAGTTTGAAAGTATAAAGGGCGGTACATAATGCCCTACTGAAATTATTTCTGTTCCCATAGTCTAAAATTATACATAAACTAAATTTTAAAATAAAAGGGGGAGAGGGATTTTTTTCTGAACCCGGGGGACGGAAAATTTAAAACCCTCTCCCCAAAAAGAAGGGTTTTTTAAATAATACCATATATAGATTTAATTTATCAAGTTTAGTGGTTTTGACTCTTTATTTCAAATGTCTTATAATTTCCAATACTTCCTTATGTCTTTCCTCTGCATTCTTTTCCATAACCCTTAAAGTCTCGTCCATTTTATAAAGCATCTCACTTATTTTTTCTAACATCTCAGTCTGCTTGTTTAATATTTCAGTATGTTTATTTAAAATTTCATTCTGTTTATTTAGCATTTCATTTTGTTTGCTTATCATTTCTTTCATCCATCTGCCATTACTCCATGCAAAATAAGTTAAAACTCCTGCAAGCAATGTAAATCCTATTACAAATATTTCCATATTGGAATTATAAAAGCGAAATATATCAAAAGCAATTAAAG includes these proteins:
- a CDS encoding DUF2892 domain-containing protein, encoding MKKNVCGLDKTVRIILGILIILIGIIFKTLWGLIGIIPLITGLIGFCPLWLLFRIDTCKLKKT
- the kdsA gene encoding 3-deoxy-8-phosphooctulonate synthase codes for the protein MKRKKVKVKDIEFGDDRLVFIGGPCVIEDENSTLRTAEKIKKITEKLSIPFVFKSSYLKDNRSSELSYQGPGLEKGLKILEKVKKEFDVPVLSDIHTPQEVDIAKEVLDILQLPAFLSMQTSLTLALAKTGKTINVKKGQFLSPTDIKKVVEKIVRQGNENILLTERGTFFGYHNLIVDFRSFQIMAENGYPLIFDAGHSVRNYGIPSSDPKGGDRKFIPLLVRTGLSSGFVDALFLEVHEDPECAKCDASTQWPLSKLEDLLLMAKESFIKGKELIKKYNF
- a CDS encoding zinc ribbon domain-containing protein gives rise to the protein MPIYEYKCETCEKSFEELVLPGEKEPEKCPECGTKTLRKVWRGSVGLIFKGSGFYITDYARKNSGGKKEGEKEKESKGNSCCSGGSCSCE
- the groL gene encoding chaperonin GroEL (60 kDa chaperone family; promotes refolding of misfolded polypeptides especially under stressful conditions; forms two stacked rings of heptamers to form a barrel-shaped 14mer; ends can be capped by GroES; misfolded proteins enter the barrel where they are refolded when GroES binds); its protein translation is MAAKDIRYNEEARRKLLRGVEILAKAVKVTLGPKGRNVILEKKFGTPQVTKDGVTVAKEIELKDPFENIGAQLVREVASKTSDVAGDGTTTATVLAEYIFKEGLKMMATGANPMEVRKGIEKAVNTVVEELKKISKEVKDRREIEQVGTISANNDEEIGKKLADAMEKVGKDGVITVEEAKGIETYVEFVEGMQFDRGYISPYFVTNPDKMECVLEDPYILIHDKKISSLKDILPVLEKVAQSGRPLLVIGEEVEGEALATLVVNKLRGTLLSCAVKAPGYGERRKAMLEDIAILTGGQVISEEKGLKLENARLDDLGRAKKVIVDKDNTTIIEGAGKKEDIQARIKQIKKQIEETKSDYDREKLQERLAKLAGGVAIIYVGAATEAEMKEKKARVEDAMHATKAAVEEGIVPGGGVAYLRCIPALEKLEATLDGDQKLGVQIVKKALREPTRWIAENAGYEGTLIVEEILRRGGNIGFDARDGQLKDMFEAGIIDPTKVTRIALQNAASVAALLLTTEALVTEIKEEKKDSGVPTPPMDEY
- the groES gene encoding co-chaperone GroES; this translates as MSKKSNKFPVRPLADRVVIKRIEEEEEKSPAGIIIPDTAKEKPQKGEVMAVGPGRLDDNGNRLPMEVKVGDKVLFSKYAGTEVKIQGEEYLIMREDDILAIIEKTE
- a CDS encoding ATP-binding protein — encoded protein: MSPGTVLFKDIIMLPLKERDKFRDKIYRILKRNFDNNLSHQLVYVIDELVSNTEEYGYKGKGGEIKIKICKFKNYIKIEIMDKGEKPPLDSNNKIEWKEIIKRGRGLGLYSVKKIINSLEYTRKGSWNVYKAKKNL
- a CDS encoding zinc-binding dehydrogenase — its product is MKAAYIESHGGPEVIKIGELKEPELKEGYVKVRVKAVSLNHLDLWVRKGLPNLKIQFPHILGSDIAGIIEDIKGEESLFKKGDKVILYPATFCGVCDKCISGKENLCKEYKILGENIWGGNAEFIVVKKELIFPFPSDLSFEEASSLPLTLLTAMHMVKKSKIKPYQTALVMAAGSGVSVMLIQILKALNVYVIATSSKKEKLERAKKIGVDEVINYSENDWEKKLKGRTIDCIFDHTGKEFLPSLFRIVKWGGKIVTCGATSGANANIDLRYIFFKQISLIGSTMGRRKDLLDGLQLVNMGKIKPVIYEVLPLEEIIKAHRMLEERKAFGKIVLKVS
- a CDS encoding hemolysin family protein; this translates as MEKEFILLIFFLLFLSFLCSGFETAFVSLDIDKIFLASSKYARKVFLKKPREILNTILLLNNLVNVSIAILFTGYFSLEVSMWEAIFSGAFFSFLLIIIVGEFLPKYLASKFSFNFIRIFHPIIFIFYLIFSPFINLLTKIYNKFLKGEFQSKRDELLWLIFLKERKGIIPPEIGRSLKSSLYFSEKEVIEVLKPRTELFAININEPLESIKKTVYSIEYKKIPVYKDNVDNIIGYLLKKDILNSLAKEELLQKVNKILFFAENTKIEMALKKMKENNIHIAIVVDEYGVIKGFFTIEDIIFELLGEFHEFEKEIVVDGKTRIDDLKEVYGIIFPEGPYETIAGFLIELKGDFPEENEILEFSDYKFQIISRDEKSIKKVKIFR
- the fabD gene encoding ACP S-malonyltransferase, which gives rise to MVKAIFFTGQGSQFVGMGKDLYEKNGIFKKVIDEAEKILDFPLKKIMFEGPEEVLTQTEIAQPAILALGIGKFEIYKEEKGLDDIAYALGHSLGEFGALYASSVLNFESVIRLVKIRGKLMQEAGEKTRGTMGVALGMKKEEVVEIIKEIDDQNLVIANHNTEEQYIVSGPVSSVEKFLELAKKRNYKKVLKLNVSGAFHSPLMKDAAIEFEKYIEREEFKKPLFKIIQNSTGKASNDPEEIKENLKKQILSPVLFIDSVLFLKKEGVKEGIEFGPKPVLKGLIEKIEKAFSVEFF
- a CDS encoding beta-ketoacyl-ACP synthase III, which codes for MGTEIISVGHYVPPFILSNFDLEKIVETSDEWITERTGIKERRIAEPGIATSDLAKEAALKALSKAGISPEKIEAIIVATATPDTYVVSTACHTQDKLGAKNAFAFDIWAACPGFIYGLKLAKGLINSGEINNCLVIGAETLSRFLDWEDRSTCVLFGDGAGAVLVTNSNSKDKIIDVFLGSDGSLKDLLIMPAGGSLKPFSPEVFEKRECFIKMKGKEVFKNAVLKMEEAVDIILKRNKIKPEEIDFFVPHQANIRIIEALRERLNMPKEKVYVNIDKYGNTSAASIPIALSEMEEKNILKKGDLVLLVSFGAGFTWGSALIEW